TTATTTTTGTGATATTTGGCATTAAAATTTGTCTATCGGCTTCTAAAAACTCAAAGCTCTTTTGCACGCCAATAAAATATCTATCCAAAAATGGCTCACTAAAATTTAGCCGAACAAAGCTTCTTTTTAACTCACCTTTTAAATTTGTCTCATCGACAAAGTAGCGCAAACCTCGCTCGTCAAGGTAGCTTTGAAGCTCTTTTTTGCGTAAATTTAAAAGCGGCCTAACTAGCCAGAAATGCTTTCTCTTTTCAAGCTCGCTCATGCCAAAGAGCTCTTTTAGTCCAGCACCCTTGCTAAGCTGCATCAAAAACCACTCAAATTTATCGTCAAACTGATGCGCTAGGATCAAATTTTCATAGCCAAATTTTTGGCAAATTTCTCCGAAAAACTCATATCTTGCCTCGCGCGCGTTTTTTTCAAAATTTGACTTATCTAAAAAAACGCTTTTAGTATAAATTTTTTTATCAAATTTATCTGCGAGCTCTTTTGCACTTTTTATCTCGCTTTTACTTTGCTCTCGAACATTGTAATCAACCATCGCTAGATCAAATTTGATCCCAGCCTTTTCTAAAATGTAAAAAAGTGCAGTGCTGTCTATGCCGTGCGAGAAGGCTAGTAGGTTAGCACCTGAGTTTAGCTTTTCTCGCACATTTTGGCTTATCATTTTGCTTTTTTGATGATTGTAGCGATTAGTTTTTGATCAACCACGTCAGTGACCTCGCAAAGATAGAGTGAGCCTATTTCAAGCTCTTTTACATCGCTTTCATTTATTAAAATTTCGCCGTCTATATCTTTATCCCAGATGTCTTTTTTGGCTGCGTAAAACATCTCGCCCTCGCTGCTTTCGCCCTCAAGAGAAGCATAAATTTGCTTGCCAATCTCTTTTTGCAAGCTCTCATTTATCGCTTTTTTAGTGATCTTTTCTATCTTATTTAGTCTTTTTGAGATGATCTTAGCTGGGATTTGCTCCATTTCAAAAGATGCTGTGTCTTCTTCTTTTGAGTAGGCAAAGGCTGAAATTCTATCAAATTTAAACTCTTCTAAAAATTCGCAAAGCTCCTCAAAATCCTCCTCGCTCTCTCCTGGATGGCCCACGATAACACCAGTTCGTAAGAATGAATTCTCGGCATTTCTCATTAAATTTAAAAGCTCTTTGATCTTTTTAGCACCACTTCCACGCTTCATTATCTTTAGCATGTCTTCGCTGATGTGCTGAATCGGCATGTCAAAGTAGTTATGAAAGACAGGCGAGGCGATTATACGTTCAATTAGCTCCTTGCTGGTCGTGCTTGGATAGAGATAAAGTATCCTGGCACTCCTTACGCCCTTTATCTTTTCTATCTCGTCTATTAAATTTATAAGCCCGTCGCTAACGCCTTGATCGCGCATATATGAGCTTGAGTCTTGGGACAAAAAGCTAAAGTCGTAGTAGCCTTTTTTGACCAGATTTTTAACCTCATTTACGATGTTTTCAAGCGAGCGTGATTTTAGCTTGCCTTTAAAAGTTGGAATGGCACAAAAGCTGCATTTTTGGTTACAGCCCTCTGAAATTTTGATGTAGGCGTGGTAGTTTGAGCCAGTTATGACGCGCTCTTCATTTGCCTGCAAATAGGTCTGCGGGCTAAATAAATTTTGCTTTTTCAAGATGATCTCATCGATCTTGTCGTAGTCAGCCACACCGGTAAAGAGATCAACCTCTGGCAACTCTTTTATTAGCTCATCTTTGTAGCGCTGCATAAGACAGCCAGTCACTACTAGTAAAGAGCCATTTTTACGAACTTCGTGCATCTCAAGTATGGTTTGGATACTCTCTTCTTTAGCAGATTTTATAAAGCCACAAGTATTTACGATGATAACGTCGGCGTCACTGATATCATCGGTGATATCGTAGTTTTGTAGTCTGCCGAGCATTATTTCTGAATCAACTAAATTTTTATTACAACCAAGTGAAATTAAGTGAAGTTTTGGCATTTTTAGATCCAGATGTTGTCTATTAGTCTAGTTTTGTCGACATAAGCTGCTACTAAAATAATGGTATTTTCTTTTTCTATTTTTGAAATCTCGTTTAAATTTCTATCCGTAATAGCGACATAATCAACCTTTAACGGCTCTAGCACTTCAAGCATCTTTGTTTTGATCTCGCTTGTGTCTTCCTCACCATTTTGGATCAAATTTTGTGCTTTATTTAGCGATCTTGAAAGCCTTAGAGCATTACATTTATCTTCGTCGCAGATATAGACGTTTCTACTTGAAAGTGCAA
The DNA window shown above is from Campylobacter concisus and carries:
- a CDS encoding tRNA(Ile)-lysidine synthetase — encoded protein: MISQNVREKLNSGANLLAFSHGIDSTALFYILEKAGIKFDLAMVDYNVREQSKSEIKSAKELADKFDKKIYTKSVFLDKSNFEKNAREARYEFFGEICQKFGYENLILAHQFDDKFEWFLMQLSKGAGLKELFGMSELEKRKHFWLVRPLLNLRKKELQSYLDERGLRYFVDETNLKGELKRSFVRLNFSEPFLDRYFIGVQKSFEFLEADRQILMPNITKISDEIFIIKNDSNAIRGVDMAAKELNVLLSKAQKDELSANLAKQTSVVLSGKIAVGYADAYLLVTPFCKAIMPKIFKEKARILKIPAINRGYLFAINFDLSKLNSNKY
- a CDS encoding ribosomal protein S12 methylthiotransferase RimO, yielding MPKLHLISLGCNKNLVDSEIMLGRLQNYDITDDISDADVIIVNTCGFIKSAKEESIQTILEMHEVRKNGSLLVVTGCLMQRYKDELIKELPEVDLFTGVADYDKIDEIILKKQNLFSPQTYLQANEERVITGSNYHAYIKISEGCNQKCSFCAIPTFKGKLKSRSLENIVNEVKNLVKKGYYDFSFLSQDSSSYMRDQGVSDGLINLIDEIEKIKGVRSARILYLYPSTTSKELIERIIASPVFHNYFDMPIQHISEDMLKIMKRGSGAKKIKELLNLMRNAENSFLRTGVIVGHPGESEEDFEELCEFLEEFKFDRISAFAYSKEEDTASFEMEQIPAKIISKRLNKIEKITKKAINESLQKEIGKQIYASLEGESSEGEMFYAAKKDIWDKDIDGEILINESDVKELEIGSLYLCEVTDVVDQKLIATIIKKAK